Proteins from one Bacillus sp. Bos-x628 genomic window:
- a CDS encoding DNA gyrase subunit A, with product MTTTNKKLEKIIPSYMMEYSAYILLDRALPDIRDGLKPVHRRILYSMYLQKAFKFTKSANVAGQVMKLHPHGSSYGSMVGMVQKDRHTNPMLEGKGNFGQYTSRDLMPAADRYSEVKLSDIAIDMMQNFDKDVVDFIDNYDGTIKMPEVLPVKFPSILAYSNSGIGVGFSSSIPSFNLKELNEAIVKYIETGEKTILVPDFATGGFIVKEDNVFYQLNEEGRGTVKIRGKAKIAKNEIHITEIPYSTTREAIIEKIVELNKIGKLKEVTDVKDLNRREIGCLKTLLLLIT from the coding sequence TTGACTACTACAAACAAAAAGTTAGAGAAAATTATTCCATCCTATATGATGGAATATTCCGCTTATATATTACTAGACCGAGCCCTTCCTGATATTCGTGATGGTCTGAAACCTGTTCATCGAAGAATACTCTATTCTATGTACTTACAAAAAGCTTTTAAGTTTACGAAATCTGCAAATGTTGCTGGACAGGTTATGAAGTTACATCCTCATGGTAGTTCTTATGGAAGTATGGTTGGTATGGTTCAAAAAGATCGCCATACAAACCCCATGCTTGAAGGAAAAGGGAACTTTGGTCAATACACTTCAAGGGATTTAATGCCTGCGGCGGATCGCTATTCTGAAGTTAAACTTTCAGATATAGCAATTGATATGATGCAGAACTTTGATAAGGATGTTGTTGATTTTATTGATAACTATGATGGAACAATAAAGATGCCTGAAGTACTTCCTGTTAAGTTTCCTTCAATACTTGCTTACTCAAATTCAGGAATTGGGGTAGGTTTTAGTTCGTCTATTCCATCATTTAACTTGAAAGAACTTAATGAAGCTATTGTTAAGTATATTGAGACAGGAGAGAAAACAATCTTAGTTCCAGACTTTGCAACTGGAGGTTTTATTGTTAAAGAAGATAATGTATTTTACCAATTGAATGAGGAAGGCCGAGGAACAGTTAAGATCCGAGGAAAAGCCAAAATTGCAAAAAATGAGATACACATTACTGAAATTCCTTACTCTACAACTCGAGAAGCAATTATTGAAAAAATTGTAGAATTAAATAAAATTGGTAAATTAAAAGAAGTAACTGATGTCAAAGATCTAAATCGGAGGGAGATAGGATGTTTGAAGACTTTATTATTACTAATCACGTAA